A region from the Polaribacter sp. Hel1_33_78 genome encodes:
- a CDS encoding MBL fold metallo-hydrolase: MKIYPIETGNFKLDGGAMFGVVPKSIWQKTNPADSNNLIDMSMRCLLVEDGNRLTLVDTGLGAKQSEKFYSYYFLFGDFSLDASLAKYGFHRDDITDVFLTHLHFDHCGGVIQRDKNQLLIPAFKNAKVWSNKNHWKWATEPNPREKASFLKENINPIKESGQLNFIDLNAKEQVSFDVLFMDGHTEKQMLPKIEYQDKTLVFMADLLPTVGHIPLPYVMGYDTRPLLTIKEKAAFLKEAADNNYYLFLEHDAHNEICTVKHTEKGVRLNTTHTFKEIFNE; encoded by the coding sequence ATGAAGATATATCCTATAGAAACTGGTAATTTTAAATTAGATGGAGGAGCAATGTTTGGCGTTGTGCCAAAATCAATTTGGCAAAAAACGAATCCGGCAGATTCAAATAACTTAATAGACATGAGTATGCGTTGTTTGCTTGTGGAAGATGGAAATCGTTTAACTCTGGTGGATACAGGTTTAGGGGCAAAACAATCAGAAAAATTTTATAGCTATTATTTTTTATTTGGAGATTTTTCTTTGGATGCTTCATTGGCAAAATATGGTTTTCACAGAGATGATATTACGGATGTTTTTTTAACACATTTACACTTTGATCATTGTGGAGGTGTTATCCAAAGAGATAAAAACCAGCTGTTAATTCCTGCGTTTAAAAACGCAAAAGTTTGGTCTAATAAAAATCATTGGAAATGGGCAACAGAACCAAATCCAAGAGAGAAAGCTTCCTTTTTAAAAGAGAATATAAACCCCATTAAAGAAAGTGGACAATTAAATTTTATTGATTTAAATGCAAAAGAGCAAGTAAGTTTTGATGTTTTGTTTATGGATGGGCACACAGAAAAACAAATGCTTCCAAAAATAGAATATCAAGATAAAACGTTGGTTTTTATGGCAGATTTGTTACCAACCGTTGGGCATATTCCCTTGCCGTATGTAATGGGGTATGATACGAGGCCTTTGCTTACAATCAAGGAAAAAGCTGCTTTTTTAAAGGAAGCGGCAGACAATAATTATTACCTTTTTTTAGAACACGATGCACATAATGAAATCTGTACAGTAAAACATACAGAAAAAGGGGTTCGATTAAATACTACACATACATTTAAAGAAATTTTTAATGAATAG
- a CDS encoding DUF6370 family protein, which yields MKKLIVLSLLILASCSNKKEIKQVAEISCGQCQFDLDSKNGCDLAIRIDNKAYFVEGFEIDDFGDAHDEKTGFCEVIRRGEITGQIENNKFVASSLKLID from the coding sequence ATGAAAAAATTAATCGTTTTAAGTTTATTGATTTTAGCTTCTTGTTCAAACAAAAAAGAAATAAAACAGGTAGCAGAGATTTCTTGTGGACAATGTCAGTTTGACCTAGATAGTAAAAACGGATGTGATTTAGCAATCAGAATAGATAACAAAGCATACTTTGTGGAAGGTTTTGAAATTGATGATTTCGGTGACGCTCACGATGAAAAAACTGGCTTTTGTGAAGTTATTAGAAGAGGAGAAATAACTGGACAAATAGAGAATAACAAATTTGTTGCATCATCTTTAAAGTTAATCGATTGA
- a CDS encoding zinc ribbon domain-containing protein has translation MSDQIRNYTCPKCESKTYKIGELRATGGTLSKIFDIQNQKYTSVTCERCTYTEFYKTKTSAISNVFDFFTS, from the coding sequence ATGAGCGATCAAATAAGGAACTATACATGCCCAAAATGCGAGAGTAAAACATATAAAATTGGGGAATTACGAGCAACTGGAGGAACACTCTCAAAAATTTTTGATATTCAAAATCAGAAATATACTAGTGTAACTTGCGAAAGATGCACGTATACGGAATTTTACAAAACCAAAACGAGCGCAATTAGCAATGTTTTCGACTTTTTTACGAGTTAA
- a CDS encoding M1 family metallopeptidase, producing the protein MKKIHSLLLLAVIIISCAQIKEVHTSSEKNIKADINFGNPYWQQHVDYTMDIDVDVNNYQYKGKQKLVYTNNSPDELNKVFYHLYFNAFQPGSQMDVRSLNIKDPDRRVKDRISKLMPNEIGYIKVSTLKQDGAAVNFNTVGTILEVTLNTPIKSGESVTFDMVFDAQVPIQVRRSGRNSKENVALSMAQWYPKMAEYDFEGWHTPPYIAREFHGVWGNFDVTLHIDKNYVVGGTGYMQNPQEVGHGYEDASKELKLPKGDKLTWHFKAPRVHDFMWAADPAYIHDVLKMENGIDLHFYYKKTLEEKYLKNWKDLQPKTAELMTYFSEHVGEYPYKQYSVIQGGDGGMEYAMSTLITGQRKFGSLFGVTAHEMAHTWFQFLLATNESLHPWMDEGFTSYISNKAENEILKENKENPHAGSYRGYRAIVSRGFEESLSTHADRYDTNWGYGTASYSKGNIFLAQLEYIIGAENTAKGIKKYFTDFSFKHPTPNDVKRSMEKVSGIHLDWYLNEWTQTLHTIDYGIKSVEGNEITLERIGQMPMPIDVEVTYTDGTKQNYNIPLRMMRGAKPTSATVIEDWGWAYPTYTFEVSKKVKSVTIDKSGLMADMNLENNRFTIE; encoded by the coding sequence ATGAAAAAAATACACTCTCTATTACTATTAGCTGTAATAATAATTTCTTGCGCTCAAATAAAAGAAGTTCATACTTCATCAGAAAAAAATATAAAAGCTGACATAAATTTTGGCAATCCTTATTGGCAACAACATGTAGATTACACTATGGATATTGATGTAGATGTGAACAACTATCAGTACAAAGGAAAACAAAAGTTAGTGTATACAAATAACTCCCCAGATGAATTAAATAAAGTGTTTTATCATTTGTATTTTAATGCCTTTCAACCAGGTTCTCAAATGGATGTTCGTTCTTTAAATATTAAAGATCCAGACAGAAGAGTAAAAGATAGAATTAGCAAATTAATGCCAAATGAAATTGGTTATATTAAAGTAAGTACCTTAAAACAGGATGGAGCAGCAGTTAATTTTAATACGGTAGGAACCATTTTAGAAGTTACTTTAAATACCCCAATTAAATCTGGAGAAAGTGTGACTTTTGATATGGTTTTTGATGCTCAAGTTCCTATACAAGTCCGAAGATCAGGAAGAAATAGTAAGGAAAATGTTGCGCTTTCTATGGCTCAATGGTATCCTAAAATGGCAGAATATGATTTTGAAGGATGGCATACACCACCCTATATTGCGAGAGAATTTCATGGAGTTTGGGGAAATTTTGATGTAACACTTCATATTGATAAAAATTACGTTGTTGGTGGAACCGGATATATGCAAAATCCGCAAGAAGTTGGTCATGGTTATGAAGATGCAAGCAAAGAATTAAAGTTGCCAAAGGGCGATAAGTTAACCTGGCATTTTAAAGCGCCAAGAGTTCATGATTTTATGTGGGCTGCAGATCCAGCATATATTCACGATGTTTTAAAAATGGAAAACGGAATCGATTTACATTTTTACTATAAGAAAACTTTGGAAGAAAAGTATTTAAAAAATTGGAAAGATTTACAGCCAAAAACTGCAGAATTGATGACCTATTTTTCTGAACATGTTGGTGAATATCCTTATAAACAATATTCTGTAATTCAAGGTGGAGATGGAGGAATGGAATATGCCATGTCTACATTAATTACTGGACAGCGTAAATTTGGAAGTCTTTTTGGAGTTACAGCGCATGAAATGGCACATACTTGGTTTCAGTTTTTACTAGCAACCAATGAAAGTTTGCACCCTTGGATGGATGAAGGTTTTACATCTTATATCTCTAACAAAGCTGAAAATGAAATTTTAAAAGAGAATAAAGAAAATCCACATGCTGGTTCTTATAGAGGTTATAGGGCAATTGTTTCTAGAGGTTTTGAAGAGTCTTTGTCCACTCACGCAGATAGATATGATACAAATTGGGGGTATGGAACCGCAAGTTATTCAAAAGGAAATATATTTTTAGCGCAATTAGAATATATTATTGGTGCAGAAAATACAGCAAAAGGAATCAAAAAATACTTTACTGATTTTAGTTTTAAACATCCAACGCCAAACGACGTAAAACGTTCTATGGAAAAAGTTTCTGGTATTCATTTAGACTGGTATTTAAACGAATGGACTCAGACTTTACATACAATAGATTATGGTATAAAATCTGTTGAAGGCAATGAAATTACTTTAGAAAGAATAGGTCAAATGCCAATGCCAATTGATGTAGAAGTTACTTATACAGATGGTACAAAACAAAACTATAACATTCCCTTAAGAATGATGAGAGGAGCAAAACCAACATCTGCAACTGTTATTGAAGATTGGGGTTGGGCATATCCAACGTATACTTTTGAGGTTTCTAAAAAAGTGAAATCGGTTACGATTGATAAAAGTGGTTTGATGGCAGATATGAATTTAGAAAATAATAGGTTTACAATAGAATAA
- a CDS encoding glutamine--tRNA ligase/YqeY domain fusion protein yields the protein MSEEKKSLNFLEQIIEEDLTSGMLKENLRFRFPPEPNGYLHIGHTKAIGISFGLGEKYSAPVNLRFDDTNPAKEEQEYVDAIKKDISWLGYSWANECYSSDYFQQLYDWAILLIKDGKAFVDSQSSEEMRVQKGTPTSVGTNSPFRNRSVEENLELFQGMKDGKFKEGEHTLRAKIDMESPNMLMRDPMMYRIMFKSHHRTGSDWCIYPMYDWTHGESDYIEQISHSLCSLEFKPHRELYNWFRDNVYNFSKSEYPNPPKQREFSRLNLSYTIMSKRKLLTLVENGNVTGWDDPRMPTISGLRRRGYTPNSIKSFIETVGVSKRENVIDVALLEFKIREDLNKTAKRVMAVLDPVKVIIDNYPEGKEEMLDANYNDYEEGFGSREVPFSREIYIEREDFREEANKKFFRLKLGKEVRLKNAYFITATSCEKDENGEITVIHCTYDPLTKSGMDTEESKRKVKGTLHWVSVKHAVKAEVRAYDRLFLDEAPDSHKDKDYMEFVNPNSLEVITAFIEPSLQTATIGERFQFQRLGYFNVDDDSTAENLVFNKIVGLRDSWGGK from the coding sequence ATGTCTGAAGAGAAAAAATCGCTCAATTTTTTAGAGCAAATTATTGAAGAAGATTTAACAAGTGGAATGTTAAAAGAAAATTTACGTTTTCGTTTCCCCCCAGAACCTAATGGATACTTGCATATTGGTCACACGAAGGCAATTGGAATTAGTTTTGGTTTGGGTGAAAAATACAGTGCACCTGTAAACTTGCGTTTTGATGATACAAACCCAGCAAAAGAAGAACAAGAATATGTAGATGCAATTAAGAAAGATATTTCTTGGTTGGGATATTCTTGGGCAAATGAATGTTATTCCTCAGATTATTTTCAACAGTTGTACGATTGGGCAATTTTATTGATTAAAGACGGAAAAGCTTTTGTAGATTCTCAATCTTCAGAAGAAATGAGAGTGCAGAAAGGCACGCCAACTTCTGTTGGAACAAATAGTCCTTTTAGAAATAGGTCTGTGGAAGAAAACTTGGAACTATTTCAAGGAATGAAAGACGGAAAATTTAAGGAAGGCGAACATACTTTGCGGGCAAAGATTGATATGGAAAGCCCGAATATGTTGATGCGGGATCCGATGATGTACAGAATTATGTTTAAATCTCACCACAGAACTGGCAGTGATTGGTGCATTTACCCAATGTATGATTGGACGCATGGCGAAAGCGATTATATTGAACAAATTTCACATTCTTTGTGTTCTTTAGAATTTAAGCCTCATAGAGAGTTGTACAATTGGTTCAGAGATAATGTCTATAACTTTAGCAAATCTGAATATCCTAATCCACCAAAACAACGTGAATTTTCTCGTTTGAATTTGAGTTACACAATTATGAGTAAACGTAAATTGTTAACTTTAGTTGAAAATGGAAATGTTACCGGTTGGGATGATCCTAGAATGCCAACAATATCTGGCTTAAGAAGACGTGGTTACACGCCAAATTCAATAAAAAGTTTTATAGAAACTGTTGGAGTCTCTAAACGTGAAAATGTAATTGATGTGGCGCTTTTAGAATTTAAGATTCGTGAAGACTTAAATAAGACTGCCAAAAGGGTGATGGCCGTTTTAGATCCTGTAAAAGTAATTATTGATAACTATCCTGAAGGTAAAGAGGAAATGTTAGATGCTAATTATAATGATTACGAAGAAGGTTTTGGAAGTAGAGAAGTTCCTTTTTCTAGAGAAATTTATATAGAACGTGAAGATTTCAGAGAAGAAGCAAATAAAAAATTCTTTCGATTAAAATTAGGTAAAGAAGTTCGTTTAAAAAACGCCTACTTTATTACAGCTACCAGTTGCGAAAAAGATGAAAATGGAGAAATTACAGTGATACACTGTACGTATGATCCGTTAACAAAATCTGGAATGGATACTGAAGAAAGCAAACGTAAAGTAAAAGGTACTTTACACTGGGTTTCTGTAAAACATGCTGTAAAAGCTGAAGTGAGAGCATATGATAGATTATTTTTAGATGAAGCGCCAGACTCTCATAAAGACAAGGACTATATGGAGTTTGTAAATCCGAATTCTTTAGAAGTAATTACTGCTTTTATAGAACCAAGTTTACAAACTGCTACAATTGGAGAACGTTTTCAGTTTCAACGTTTAGGTTATTTTAATGTAGATGATGATTCTACTGCAGAAAACCTAGTATTTAACAAAATTGTTGGCTTACGAGATTCTTGGGGAGGAAAATAA
- a CDS encoding T9SS type A sorting domain-containing protein: protein MVRNFIFLLLFLTSLQTISQSLQNQVIGGAGQFTSQSNNSMVYALGEVSTDILNNGTNTLSQGFLQGATLSGIYWNGSVNTNWFNSANWDGGILPSSTNNVIITNLSNSPILETLESVIQNLELRANASLIIKKDGALTVNNDLTNLGNLTINADINTSGVLFVKGTSNGNVTYNRGGLLANKWSLLTTPVNNQKILEFAQNLSNEIRVNTSVTPNRYAIAYYNDSNVINPKWEYFDTNTNSSFTFDIGTGFSLSRNFDGNVSFSGDLTTTSINKTVIANQWNAVGNSYTTYYPLNKNGDNNFLEDNSTNIAIPAAYIWDKSQEKYTPITNLVTSTEQFITPAQGFFIKSNTATALSFDSNKRNIKPSTGSHTFNKNSSEIPFIKLFTVQGEVKINTDIIYSTTATKGFDSAEDIENFEGANFDVNTHLLENSESKNFTIQSLPVSEIESLVVPISLKGQANNAFVFSLNAVDFPDAIKIYLEDRLLNSFIRLDEDNSEYKITLTENINGIGRFYLHTTSQSLSTPNLEALEKITIYKSDNKTLVVKGLKNEIAKIKIFDILGKQVFDTKFNGMPQNNIKIPNLKSAVYLVELITTNGRKNKKIIID, encoded by the coding sequence ATGGTAAGAAATTTTATCTTTTTATTATTGTTTTTAACCAGTTTACAAACAATTTCTCAAAGTTTACAAAATCAAGTAATTGGCGGTGCTGGTCAATTTACATCGCAAAGTAATAATTCTATGGTTTATGCTTTGGGTGAGGTTAGTACAGATATCTTAAATAATGGAACAAATACTTTATCTCAAGGGTTTTTGCAAGGGGCAACATTATCGGGTATTTATTGGAATGGTTCCGTAAACACAAACTGGTTTAATTCTGCAAATTGGGATGGAGGTATATTGCCCTCATCTACAAATAATGTAATTATTACAAATTTATCTAATTCACCTATTTTAGAAACTTTAGAATCTGTAATTCAAAATTTGGAATTAAGAGCCAATGCATCTTTAATTATTAAAAAAGACGGTGCTTTAACTGTAAATAATGATTTAACAAACTTAGGAAACTTAACTATAAATGCTGATATAAACACCAGTGGTGTTTTATTTGTCAAAGGTACGTCAAATGGCAATGTTACTTACAATAGAGGAGGCTTGTTAGCTAATAAATGGAGTCTATTAACGACTCCGGTAAACAATCAAAAGATATTAGAGTTTGCCCAAAATTTGAGCAACGAGATTCGAGTAAACACTTCTGTTACTCCAAATAGATATGCTATTGCGTATTACAATGATTCTAATGTTATTAATCCCAAATGGGAATATTTTGACACCAATACAAATTCATCATTCACTTTTGATATTGGTACTGGTTTTTCTCTTTCTAGAAATTTTGATGGTAATGTAAGTTTTTCAGGAGATTTAACAACTACCAGTATAAATAAAACTGTTATCGCTAATCAATGGAATGCAGTAGGAAATTCTTACACAACCTACTATCCTCTTAATAAAAATGGTGATAATAATTTTTTAGAAGATAATTCTACAAATATAGCTATACCAGCTGCTTATATTTGGGATAAATCTCAAGAAAAATATACACCAATAACTAATTTAGTAACATCTACAGAACAATTTATAACACCTGCTCAAGGTTTCTTTATAAAATCGAATACAGCAACAGCTTTAAGTTTTGATTCTAATAAAAGAAACATAAAACCATCTACTGGCTCACATACTTTTAATAAAAATTCTTCTGAAATTCCATTTATAAAATTATTTACGGTTCAAGGAGAAGTGAAAATAAATACAGATATTATATATTCTACAACAGCAACAAAAGGATTTGATTCTGCAGAAGACATAGAAAACTTTGAAGGTGCTAACTTTGACGTTAATACTCATTTATTAGAAAATTCTGAAAGTAAGAATTTTACAATTCAATCTTTACCTGTATCAGAAATAGAGAGTTTAGTTGTACCCATAAGTTTAAAAGGACAAGCAAATAATGCATTTGTATTTTCTTTGAATGCTGTAGATTTTCCAGACGCTATAAAAATTTATTTGGAAGATAGGCTGCTAAATTCTTTTATAAGGTTAGATGAAGATAATTCCGAATATAAAATAACTTTGACCGAAAATATAAATGGTATAGGAAGATTTTATTTACATACTACTTCCCAATCACTCTCTACTCCAAATTTAGAAGCTTTAGAAAAAATTACTATTTACAAGTCTGACAATAAAACGCTGGTTGTTAAAGGCTTAAAAAATGAAATAGCAAAAATTAAAATATTTGATATATTAGGAAAACAGGTTTTTGATACAAAATTTAATGGCATGCCTCAGAACAACATAAAAATTCCTAATTTGAAATCAGCAGTTTATTTAGTAGAATTAATTACTACAAATGGGAGAAAAAATAAAAAGATAATTATAGACTAA
- a CDS encoding DUF2452 domain-containing protein: MNKDGEKKPDLVVFNEETQKYDAALKPYGTSASSPVIKPTNTATWTADGVRRVNKILKGKFDEVKKEYELLMEKFQYNDMLYNAKFGFEPIIGETYHLYNNKKEELFLSIIEPNQWDLEFKGSFRLNSDKMWEKVEVISKNEE; encoded by the coding sequence ATGAATAAAGACGGTGAAAAAAAACCAGATTTGGTTGTTTTTAATGAAGAAACACAAAAATACGATGCTGCTTTAAAACCTTACGGAACATCCGCAAGTTCGCCGGTAATCAAACCTACGAATACGGCTACTTGGACAGCAGATGGTGTAAGGCGCGTAAACAAAATACTTAAAGGAAAATTTGATGAAGTCAAAAAAGAGTATGAATTATTGATGGAAAAATTTCAATATAATGACATGCTTTATAATGCTAAATTTGGCTTTGAACCTATTATAGGTGAAACGTATCATCTCTACAATAATAAAAAAGAGGAATTGTTTTTATCCATTATTGAACCTAATCAATGGGACCTTGAGTTCAAAGGATCTTTTAGATTAAATTCTGATAAAATGTGGGAAAAAGTTGAGGTGATTTCAAAGAATGAAGAATAA
- the folB gene encoding dihydroneopterin aldolase, with protein MGIIQVNNIKLYAFHGCLEEESKIGSDYRVDVEVKVDLKKSAKTDELSDTVDYVHLNHIVKEEMAIRSKLLEEVAQRILDRSFKELRMIRRAKISVAKLNPPIGGNVEEVVIILTKKR; from the coding sequence ATGGGAATTATACAAGTAAATAATATTAAACTCTATGCATTTCACGGATGTTTAGAAGAAGAATCAAAAATTGGGTCTGATTATAGGGTAGATGTTGAGGTAAAAGTTGATTTAAAGAAATCTGCAAAAACAGATGAACTTTCAGATACCGTAGATTATGTGCATTTGAATCATATTGTAAAAGAAGAAATGGCAATTCGTTCTAAGTTATTAGAAGAAGTTGCGCAACGTATTTTAGATCGTTCCTTTAAAGAGTTGAGAATGATACGAAGAGCAAAAATTTCTGTAGCTAAACTAAATCCACCAATTGGAGGAAATGTGGAGGAAGTAGTTATTATTCTCACAAAAAAAAGATAA
- a CDS encoding VOC family protein — protein MNLNQVTAPSLDVTKAIPFYQKLGLELVVEALPHYARFSCPDGNSTFSIHKVEELQKGEGIHVYFECEDLDKKVADLIEKGIQFDEKPNDKFWLWREARLKDTDGNQLILFYGGENRINPPWKIKT, from the coding sequence ATGAATCTAAATCAAGTTACTGCTCCTTCATTAGATGTAACCAAAGCTATCCCTTTTTATCAAAAGTTAGGGCTAGAACTTGTCGTTGAGGCTTTACCGCATTATGCAAGGTTTAGTTGTCCAGACGGTAACTCAACTTTTTCTATTCATAAAGTAGAAGAATTACAAAAAGGAGAAGGGATTCATGTTTATTTTGAATGCGAAGACCTAGATAAAAAAGTAGCTGATTTAATTGAAAAAGGAATTCAGTTTGACGAAAAACCAAATGATAAGTTTTGGCTATGGCGTGAGGCTAGATTAAAAGATACAGATGGTAATCAATTAATTTTATTTTATGGTGGAGAAAACAGAATAAATCCACCTTGGAAAATCAAAACATAA
- a CDS encoding S8 family serine peptidase produces the protein MNRKREIKRLKSILFSAIIALVFVSCKSTQSVIKLPNFDAVITIPAKKGILSDEEMKTWSHADILKDSIAGMSLEKAYQFLEGKKGKQVIVAIADSGVDIEHEDLKEVLWINVDEIANNNKDDDNNGYVDDVFGWNFLGNKEGKIVNTDQLEITRIVKKGKEKFGDKKAIEIAENDQEEYQQYLKLENEFRVTISEKKYEILEMNQTLENLKQVQENFDAVKKFSKKEILTETILDSLEPTSLTLIMQVKNVVNILKQGMTEFDLKDYTKQVVAYRNELEKAIKGYDLEMNFRQSLGDDLYNINDKFYGNNNVIGSKDLEKHGTHVAGIVAASRDNNLGAIGVANNVKIMTVRVVPDGDEHDKDVALGIKYAVDNGAKIINTSFGKRFSPNKEWVYDALKYAASKDVLIVNAAGNDGKNMDVRKSYPTDSKDLVTEFTDNVITIGASSLYFNENLPASFSNYGQTNVDIFAPGVDVYSTIPKDEYEPLSGTSMAAPSTSGVAALIRSYYPGLSAKNVKYILMNSGVKITFDVIKPGSQTEENQKGELISFSELSVSGRIINAYNALLLADFLSRKK, from the coding sequence ATGAATAGAAAAAGAGAAATAAAGCGTTTAAAATCAATCCTTTTTAGTGCAATAATTGCACTTGTATTTGTGAGTTGTAAATCAACTCAATCGGTTATTAAATTGCCGAATTTTGATGCCGTAATAACCATACCTGCTAAAAAAGGAATTTTATCTGATGAAGAAATGAAAACTTGGTCTCATGCAGATATCTTAAAAGATTCCATTGCAGGTATGAGTTTGGAAAAAGCATATCAATTTTTAGAAGGTAAAAAAGGAAAACAAGTTATTGTAGCTATTGCTGATTCTGGAGTAGATATTGAGCATGAAGATTTAAAAGAAGTACTTTGGATTAATGTTGATGAAATAGCAAACAACAATAAAGATGATGACAATAATGGTTATGTTGATGATGTTTTTGGATGGAACTTCTTAGGAAATAAAGAAGGAAAGATTGTAAATACAGATCAATTAGAAATTACTAGAATTGTTAAAAAAGGAAAAGAGAAATTTGGAGATAAAAAAGCTATAGAAATTGCTGAAAATGATCAAGAAGAATATCAGCAGTATTTAAAATTAGAAAATGAATTTCGCGTAACAATTTCTGAAAAGAAGTATGAAATTCTAGAAATGAATCAAACTTTAGAAAATTTGAAACAAGTTCAAGAGAACTTTGATGCTGTTAAGAAATTTTCTAAAAAAGAGATTTTAACAGAAACCATTTTGGATAGTCTAGAGCCAACAAGCTTAACGCTTATTATGCAAGTTAAAAATGTGGTTAATATTCTAAAACAAGGAATGACTGAGTTTGATTTAAAAGACTATACTAAGCAAGTAGTTGCTTATAGAAATGAATTAGAAAAAGCGATAAAAGGGTATGATTTAGAAATGAATTTTCGCCAATCTTTAGGAGATGATTTGTACAATATAAATGATAAATTTTATGGGAATAACAATGTAATTGGTTCTAAAGATTTAGAAAAACACGGAACACATGTTGCAGGTATTGTTGCGGCTTCAAGAGATAATAATTTGGGAGCAATTGGTGTTGCAAATAATGTAAAAATTATGACCGTTAGAGTTGTTCCTGATGGAGATGAGCACGATAAAGATGTTGCTTTAGGAATTAAATATGCAGTAGATAATGGAGCAAAAATTATCAACACAAGTTTTGGAAAACGTTTTTCACCAAACAAAGAATGGGTCTATGATGCTTTAAAATATGCAGCAAGTAAAGATGTTTTAATTGTAAATGCTGCCGGTAATGATGGTAAAAACATGGATGTAAGAAAATCATATCCAACAGATTCTAAAGATTTAGTTACCGAATTTACAGATAATGTAATTACAATTGGAGCGAGTAGTTTGTATTTTAATGAAAATTTACCTGCCAGTTTTTCTAATTACGGTCAAACAAATGTAGATATTTTTGCGCCTGGAGTAGATGTATATTCTACAATTCCAAAAGACGAATACGAACCCTTAAGTGGAACATCAATGGCGGCACCTTCAACTTCAGGAGTAGCGGCATTAATTCGTTCTTACTACCCTGGTTTGTCAGCAAAAAATGTAAAATATATTTTGATGAACTCTGGTGTGAAAATAACTTTTGATGTTATAAAACCAGGTTCACAAACGGAGGAAAATCAAAAAGGAGAATTAATTTCTTTCTCAGAATTATCAGTGTCTGGTAGAATTATAAATGCATACAATGCCTTGCTATTAGCAGATTTTTTATCGAGGAAAAAATAA